Within Flavobacterium pisciphilum, the genomic segment GATGTCAGTATCAGCTGTAGAAGTGTTGTTGCGTTTTATTTTGTTTTTGAAGAAATTAATAAACGAGTTGCTTTTTTGAGCTGCATAGTCTTTTAATTGCTGATTTTCGATTGCGCCAACTCCCACTCTGTAAAATAAATCCAAACTCGTTTTGAGTTTAAAGAAATTAACCAACTCGTTTATAACTTGTTCGTTAATAGTTATTTTTAAGTGTTTTAGTTTACGAGTAAGTAATTCTTTTCCTTCTTCAGCAATCTTTTTGGTATTTTCGTTTAAAACGTTTTTAATTTTGGTTTTTGCTCGGGATGTGGTTACGTAATCCAACCAGTTTATAGTTGGTTTTTGGTTTTGAGAAGTAATGACTTCGACCTGATCCCCACTTTTTAATTCGTAGTTAAGCGGTACTAATCGTCCGTTTACACGTGTTCCACGAGTTTTTATTCCAATTTCAGAGTGAATGCTAAAAGCAAAATCCAATGAAGTTGCTCCTTTCGGAAGTGATTTAATCTCTCCTTTTGGAGTAAATACAAAGATTTCTTTTGAATATAAATTCATTTTAAAATCTTCGACAAAATCTACAGCATTGGTTTCTGAGTTTTCTAAGGCTTCACGAAGTAAGTTTAACCAAACATCAAGACCACTTTCTTCAGTAGCTCCATTTTTATATTTATAATGCGCAGCATATCCTTTCTCTGCAATCTCGTCCATACGCTCACTACGAACTTGTACTTCAATCCAGCGACCTTTTGGTCCCATAACTGTTATGTGCAAGGCTTCGTACCCGGTAGATTTTGGTGACGAAATCCAGTCACGCAAGCGGCTAGGGCTTGGTCTGTAATGATCCGTTACAATAGAATATATTTTCCAAGCTAGAAATTTTTCGTCATGAGGATTGGATTTATATACTATTCGAATAGCAAACTTATCATAAACTTCATCGAAGCTTACGTTTTGAGCACGCATTTTTCTTCGGATTGAATAAATAGATTTCGGACGCCCCTTTATCATGTACTCAATTCCTTCTTCATCCAAAGATTTTTTTAGTACATCCGAAATATCTTTAATATAGGCATCTTGCTCTTCTTTAGTTTCTCGAATCTTACTAACAATATCATTATAAACTTCTGGTTCAGTATATTTTAATCCTAAATCTTCAAGTTTTGTTTTAATGTTGTACAAACCTAATCGGTGAGCAAGAGGAGCATAAATGTATAACGTTTCTGATGCAATTTTGGTTTGTTTGTATTCAGCCATAGAATCCATGGTTTGCATATTGTGCAAACGGTCGGCTAATTTTATCAAAATTACACGTACATCATCATTTAAGGTAAGAATCATTTTACGGAAATTTTCCGCTTGCATTGATGCATTTAGATCCTTTTGAACCATCGAAATTTTAGTTAACCCTTCTACAAGTTGTGCTACTTTAGGATTGAATAAACGCTCAATGTCCTGTACAGTCATAGGGGTGTCTTCAACAACATCATGCAATAAGGCAGCAGCAATCGAGGTGGCTCCCAATCCAATTTCGGAAGCTACGATTTTTGCAACAGCAATAGGGTGGAAGATGTAAGCTTCGCCTGATTTTCGTCGTTGTTCTTTATGAGCATCTACAGCAACATCAAAAGCTTTTCGAATTAGTTTTTTGTCTGTTGGACTTAAAGTTTGATAACTAATTCGAAGTAATTCTTTGTATTCCTGTGCGATTGCTTTATTCTCTTTTTCAATATCTATCTCTGTCATAAGTAAGCATGGTTCAATTCCCTAAAAATAAGAATAAGTTAGAACATACGCAAGGTTTTCGATTGCTGATTTTAGATTTTAGGCCATGATTTTTGTGTAGAAAAAGTCTTAGTTTTTAGTTTCAGTTTTCAATATGAATTTGAAACAAAAAAAATCTCAGTTCCAGTTTTTAATTTAAAATTGAAAACTGGGACTGAGACAGATAACTGAAACTGGAAACTACTTTTTCGTAAAATCTAAGTCTTGAAAATCGTAACTAAAATCAGTTAATTCAGATATTGGTTCCATCTTTAATGTTACCACTTTTCCATTTGAATCATATTTAAAGAACAAATGGGCATCGGCATGAAAATAGGCATTATCCCATTTTACTACATAATTTCCATCTTTATAAAAGAATATTTCTCCAACTAATTGAGGAGAGCGTTTTGACGCAAAATATATTTTCCCTTTTTTCTCTGTAATTGTAATTTCTCCAAACCAATTGTCTTTGTAAGTTCCAGTGATTTTGGTGAAGTCAGTTTTTATTTTGTCTTTTTTGTTTTTTGCAACAACAGCCCAAACTTCATCAGTTACTTTATCTGCAGTTTCTACATTGGCTTTCAGACGATTGCTGTATAGTGCAACATAATCTTCAGATTTAATGCCTAAGTAGCTGTCTTTTATAGTATTGGTGATAGCAGTAAATGCAGCGCCAGATTGTTGATTTGTTAAGACTATAATTCCTAATTGTATTTCTGGGATTAAAGTAACTTGAGTAACAATTCCTTCTAAGCCACCTGTATGGCTAACTTGTTTGTAGCCTTTCACATCACTCAGAAACCAGCCTAAACCATATCCACTAAAGTGAGTATTATATGGTGCTCTAGGTTTTACTGGGATTATAGTTTGTAATTGCCACATTTCGTCATGTTCTTTCTCTGAAAAGAATTGTTTATTTTCGGGACCATATTTTCCGTTATTCATTTGCATAATAGCCCATTTACTCAGGTCATTTACGCTTGAATAAATTCCAGCAGCAGCATCAAAAAGTTGATTTTGATATCTCTTAATTACTTTTAATTTTTCGTCTATAGGAACGTGAGGGACGATAATATTTGTAGAGTCTTTTAAACGTAAAAATGATGCGGCACTATGATTCATTTCTAATGGACTCATAATGCGTTCTTCGATAAAATCACCCCAACTTTTTCCACTAGCAACATGAACAACTTCGCCAGCAACTATATACAATAAATTGTCATAGTCGTATTTGGTTCTGAAACCTGAAACTGGCTTTAAATATTGTAAGTTTTGGGTAATATCTTGTACAGTAAAATCACTTCCATCAGGCCAGATCATTAAATCTCCTGCACCAAGACCTAATCCGCTGCGGTGAGTTAATAGATCACGAATTGTAAATTCTTGTGTTACATATTCATTATACATTTTAAAATTAGGAAGATATTTTATCACTTTGTCATCCCATTTTATTTTGCCCTCATCAACAAGCATTGCCAGTGCAGCACTTGTAAAAGCTTTACTATTTGAAGCAATTCCGAATAGTGTATTTGCATCTACCTTTTCTTTTGTTAAGATAGATTTTACGCCGTAACCTTGAGCTTGAATAATTTTTCCGTCTTTGATAATAGCAACTGCAATTCCAGGGACATTAAATGTTTTTAAAGTGTTTTCTACTAATGCATCAACTTCTTTATTGGTGATTTGTGCTGCGACCGAAAAACTTAAAAATAGTGCTAAAAGTGATAATTTATAATTCATATGTAAATGATATTAGTTATTTAAAATTATAGCGGTTTTATGATTCACAACTTACAATTTATTAAAACCTCGTTGTCTTTTTGCTTCAAAAATTAATATAGCAGCTGCAACTGAAACATTCATACTATCTATTTCGCCTTCCATTGGTATGATTATGTTTTGAGTCGCTGCATCTCTCCATTCTTGAGTTAGTCCAGTAGCTTCCGTACCTACAACTAAGGCAGTTGGAGTAGTAAAGTCCTGAGTATGGTAAGAAGTTGAGTTTTGAAGTGTAGCACAGTAAAAATTAATTTTATTTTCCTTTAAAAAAGCAATAATTTCGGCAGTAGTTCCTGTTGCAATTTGGTTGGTAAATAAACAGCCTACGCTTGAGCGAACAATATTTGGATTGTACAAATCACTTTTAGGATTGGCAATGATTACTGCATTTAAATTGGCTGCATCAGCAGTACGCAATAGTGCTCCAATATTTCCTGGTTTTTCAGGAGCCTCAGCAACAAGAATTAATGGATTATCAGATAATTTTAAATCAGATAGTTGCAATGATTTGGTTTTGGCGATAGCCAAAACACCCTCTGTAGTATCGCGGTAAGCTAATTTTTGGTAAACTTCTTTGTTGATTTCTATTAAATTAACTTGTTTGCCTGTTAATTTATTAATCTCGTTTTCAGAAATTAATTCGGGTAAAAATAATACAGTTTCTATTTCGTAATCACCTTTTATAGCCAATGAAATTTCACGTTTTCCTTCAATTAAAAACGTTCCAGTTTGTTTCCGTGCTTTTGCTTTTTCTTGCAATAACACTAATGACTTTATAAATGGGTTTTGTATCGAAGTAATTTGTTTCAAGGGAAAAGGTGCTGAGTTTGTAAGTGGCTAAGGTAATAAGATTTTTTAAATTTTAAATTCAATACTATTTTTTATGAATTCGCTAAATTTATTAATTGTAGTTAGCATCTGTTTATAAAGAGTATTTCTTTATTTTTGTCAGAATTCAGAATTTTATTTTCATTTTAAAAACATTTAAATGTTTAACTTATTAGACATCATTGGGACAATGGCATTTGCTATGTCGGGAGCATTAACAGCTATGAATAAAAGATTAGATCCGTTTGGAGTTTTTATAATTGCTTTTGTTACAGCTGTGGGTGGGGGAACGGTTCGCGATGTTTTAATTGGTAGAACACCAGTGGGTTGGATGCTAGATTTGAAGTATGTTTACGTTATAATTTTGGGGTTTATCTTAGCAGTTATATTTAGAAAAAAGTTTGATAAATTAAGAACATCCTTGTTCTTGTTTGATACAATTGGGTTAGGGGTTTTTACATTAATAGGACTAGAAAGAGGAATACTTGCTGGTTTGCATCCTCTAATTTGTATAGCACTGGGTACTATGACAGCTTGCTTTGGAGGCGTTACTCGTGATATTTTGTGTAATGAAATTCCTGTGATTTTTAGAAGAGAAATTTATGCTACGATTTGTATTCTAGGAGGGATTGTCTTTTTTGTATTAAAAAAATGGAACTTAAATGATGATATTTTGTATTTAGTAACTTGTATTGTTATTATCTTAGTTCGATTAATGGCTGTAAGATATAAATGGTATCTACCAGCATTAGAACATAAACGATAAATGAAATCGAATACTAAATTGTGAAAAACTACACTGTAAGGGTATATCAGGAAACGGATTATAAAAAATGGAATGACTTTATTGGTCAAGCCAAAAACGCTACTTTCTTGTTTCATCGTGATTTTATGGAATATCATAAAGACCGATTTGAAGATTTTTCTTTATTAGTTTATGAAAATGAAAAATTAGTTTCAGTTTTACCTGCAAATAGAGCTGATAATGTGGTGTATTCACATCAGGGGCTTACTTATGGAGGTTTGGTTTATAATGAAAAGACAAAACTTGTTTCGGTTATTGAAATTTTTAAAAGTATTTTATTTTTTTTAAATGAGAATACTGTTGTAGAATTGCATTTGAAGACACTTCCAACAATTTATCATTTGAAACCTGCCGAAGAAATTCAATATGCTTTGTTTTTAGCTGAAGCAAAATTGGTTCGACGAGATTCGCTGTCAGTTTTGGATTTATCTCAAGAAAATAAAATATCAAAAATTAGAAAAAGAGGGATTCAAAAAGCTATTTTTAATGATTTAATTATCAAAGAAGAAAATGATTTTGATAGATTTTGGAATGAAATATTGATACCAAATTTAGATAAAAAACACAAAGCAAAACCAGTTCATACTTTAGAAGAGATAGATTATCTAAACAAATTTTTCCCTAAGAACATTAGGCAGTTTAATGTGTATTTGAATGATGAAATAGTAGCTGGAACAACAGTTTTTGAAAGCACAAATGTTGCACACTGTCAATATATTTCAAAAAACGAAAATCAGGATAATTTAGGAAGCTTAGATTTTTTATTTGAGTTTTTGATAAAAGAAATATTTGCTAAAAAACACTTTTTTGATTTTGGAATATCCAATGAGAGTCAAGGGAAAAAATTGAATGAAGGATTATCATATTGGAAAGAAAGTTTTGGAGCTAGTACAATCGCTCATGATTTTTATGAAGTAGAAACTTCTAATTATAATTTATTAAATAACGTTTTGATATGATTCCTTTTTTAGATCTGAAAAAAATAAATGAACCTTACGAAACTGCTTTTCAGGAAAAACTGAAATTAGTTTTAAGTAGCGGTTGGTATATTTTAGGTAAGGAATTAGAAACGTTCGAAAAAGCTTTTGCTGAATATTGTAAAGTAAATTATTGCATTGGAGTAGGTAATGGTCTTGATGCTTTAACTTTAATTTTTAAAGGATATATTGCATTAGGGAGACTACATAAAGGTGATGAAGTTATCGTCCCTGCAAATACGTACATTGCAAGTATTCTGGCTATTCTTCAGGCAGATTTAGTTCCAGTTTTGGTTGAACCGAGATTAGAAACCTACAATATTAATCCAGATTTAATCGAGGGAAAAATAACGTTAAAGACGAAAGCTATTTTAGCAGTTCACTTATATGGACAATTAGCTGAAATGGATGCTATAAATGAGATAGCAAGTCGAAATAATCTTTTGGTTGTTGAAGACGCTGCACAATCGCATGGTGCTTTTTTTGCAGAAAATAGTAAGTCTAAAATTGAGAATGATAATGTACAAGCATACAGTTTCTACCCAGGGAAAAATTTAGGTGCTTTGGGAGATGGCGGTGCAATTACTACAAACGATTTGGAGTTGGCTAAGATTTTATTTTCACTTCGGAATTATGGGTCAGAGACAAAATACTATAATGATTATGTTGGCGTAAACTCAAGATTAGATGAATTGCAGGCAGGATTCCTTAATGTGAAATTACCAAATTTAGATGCAGAAAACGAACAGAGAAGAGCAATTGCAAATAGATATTTGGCAGAAATAAAAAATGAAAAAATAATACTACCAGCTGCTTTATTACAAGGAACGAAGCAATCTAATCATGTGTTTCATCTGTTTGTTGTCCGAACTAAAAGCAGAAATTATTTACAAACTTATTTGTTAGAGAACGGCATTCAAACGATGATTCATTATCCTGTTTCTCCTCACAAACAAAAAGCATTGTCACAATGGAATAATTTATCTTTTCCTATTACAGAAAAAATACATGACGAGGTTTTGAGTTTACCAATAAGTCCTGTATTAACAAATGACGAAGTGAGTTTTGTAATTGAAATTATTAATAAATACTAAGTTTGAACTTTATTAAAAAATATACTCAAACAAATCTGTTTAAAATAACTTCTTTAAATAGCTTGAGTGTACTGTTGAAAATAGGTGTTGGATTGATTACATCAAAACTACTAGCTGTTTTTGTTGGTCCAAGCGGAATGGCTTTAGTTGGGAATCTTCGTAATTTTTTGACTTCCTTGGAAAGTATTTCCACTCTTGGGTTTCAAAGTGGAATTGTTAAATATGTTGCAGAAAGTAATGAAAAGAAGAATGAACTTCAGAAAATTATAGCATCAGTTTTTATTACCTTATTGCTTGTAGTATTGATCCTGAGTGGAGTCTTGTTTTTTATGGCTTCGTATTGGAACAATAAAATTTTCGGTGATAGTTTTGAATATTCTTTAGTTTTTAAAGTATTGGCTTTGGCATTGCCTTGGTATGCAATTTCAATTGTTCTACTAGCCATAATTAATGGTTTAGGCAAATTCAAAAAAGTTATTTGGGTAAATATTACGGGGAATGCTATTGGATTGATAGTCTCTGTTTTTATGATTTTACAGTTTAAAACACTTGGAGCTTTATTAGCGATTGTAATTACACCAGCATTGTTGTTTTTTGTAACTTTTTATTTTATTAATAAAGAGATAGTATTTTTTGATGCTATCCGATTTCAGTTATTTGATTTTAAAATTATAAAAAACTTATCTTCTTATTCTTTGATGGCTTTAGTTTCATCTGTTTTAGGGCCTTTTGTTTTATTAGCAATACGGAGCAATGTGATAGAGAGATTAGGGATAGAACAAGCAGGTTATTGGGAAACAATGACTCGTATTTCATCTTATTATATGATGTTTGTTTCAACAATCTTAAGTGTTTATTTTTTACCAAAATTAGTAATTGCGAAGACTAATCAAGAAACGAAGTTAATATTCTGGAGTTATTATAAAACAATCTTGCCAGCTTTTATTATTGGGGTTACAGCAATTTATTTTCTACGTTTTTTTATCATTAAACTGCTTTTTACATCGGATTTTATTCCTGTTACAAATTTGTTTTATTGGCAATTAGTTGGTGATATTTTTAAAGTTTGTTCTCTTATTTTGGGATTTCAGTTTTTTGCAAAAAAAATGACCATTGCTTTTATAATTTCGGAGTTATTATCACTTGCTGTTCTGTATTTTTCAAGTGTATATTTTATTGCTATTTATGGAATTGAAGGAATTGTAATGGCACAAGCTTTTGATAATATTCTTTATTTATTGATGCTTTGTATTTATTTTAGAAGGTGTTTTTTGGTTAAATAAAACTTAAAAAACATTTGGATTTCAGTTATTTTATTTGGTATGTTTGGAAGAATTAATCTACAAGCTAAATTACATTAAAAATGAAATTAACCTTTACTCTTTTATTTTTTGGAATATTTATACTAAGTTCTAGTACTTTAAATGCACAAATTAGTACCTCGATAGGCGGTGCTGGAAGTATTTTGCCAAACTCACTAACTTCTAATACTAATGTGGGAATCGGGACTACTAATCCAACAGCCACATTAGAGGTTAATGGAGTGGTTAAGGCTTCAAGTATTTCGTTGTCATCCGATTTATCAGATGGGCAAGTATTTATTTCTACTAGTGAAAGAAATAAAAAGTCATTGATTTTTGATGGAGGTAGAATTATTGGTGGTACATCGCAACCATATAGGATGTTTAAGTTTTTTGATTTTCCACAGTCAAA encodes:
- a CDS encoding TrmH family RNA methyltransferase; translation: MKQITSIQNPFIKSLVLLQEKAKARKQTGTFLIEGKREISLAIKGDYEIETVLFLPELISENEINKLTGKQVNLIEINKEVYQKLAYRDTTEGVLAIAKTKSLQLSDLKLSDNPLILVAEAPEKPGNIGALLRTADAANLNAVIIANPKSDLYNPNIVRSSVGCLFTNQIATGTTAEIIAFLKENKINFYCATLQNSTSYHTQDFTTPTALVVGTEATGLTQEWRDAATQNIIIPMEGEIDSMNVSVAAAILIFEAKRQRGFNKL
- a CDS encoding GNAT family N-acetyltransferase: MKNYTVRVYQETDYKKWNDFIGQAKNATFLFHRDFMEYHKDRFEDFSLLVYENEKLVSVLPANRADNVVYSHQGLTYGGLVYNEKTKLVSVIEIFKSILFFLNENTVVELHLKTLPTIYHLKPAEEIQYALFLAEAKLVRRDSLSVLDLSQENKISKIRKRGIQKAIFNDLIIKEENDFDRFWNEILIPNLDKKHKAKPVHTLEEIDYLNKFFPKNIRQFNVYLNDEIVAGTTVFESTNVAHCQYISKNENQDNLGSLDFLFEFLIKEIFAKKHFFDFGISNESQGKKLNEGLSYWKESFGASTIAHDFYEVETSNYNLLNNVLI
- a CDS encoding O-antigen translocase, yielding MNFIKKYTQTNLFKITSLNSLSVLLKIGVGLITSKLLAVFVGPSGMALVGNLRNFLTSLESISTLGFQSGIVKYVAESNEKKNELQKIIASVFITLLLVVLILSGVLFFMASYWNNKIFGDSFEYSLVFKVLALALPWYAISIVLLAIINGLGKFKKVIWVNITGNAIGLIVSVFMILQFKTLGALLAIVITPALLFFVTFYFINKEIVFFDAIRFQLFDFKIIKNLSSYSLMALVSSVLGPFVLLAIRSNVIERLGIEQAGYWETMTRISSYYMMFVSTILSVYFLPKLVIAKTNQETKLIFWSYYKTILPAFIIGVTAIYFLRFFIIKLLFTSDFIPVTNLFYWQLVGDIFKVCSLILGFQFFAKKMTIAFIISELLSLAVLYFSSVYFIAIYGIEGIVMAQAFDNILYLLMLCIYFRRCFLVK
- a CDS encoding trimeric intracellular cation channel family protein, whose translation is MFNLLDIIGTMAFAMSGALTAMNKRLDPFGVFIIAFVTAVGGGTVRDVLIGRTPVGWMLDLKYVYVIILGFILAVIFRKKFDKLRTSLFLFDTIGLGVFTLIGLERGILAGLHPLICIALGTMTACFGGVTRDILCNEIPVIFRREIYATICILGGIVFFVLKKWNLNDDILYLVTCIVIILVRLMAVRYKWYLPALEHKR
- a CDS encoding DegT/DnrJ/EryC1/StrS family aminotransferase — translated: MIPFLDLKKINEPYETAFQEKLKLVLSSGWYILGKELETFEKAFAEYCKVNYCIGVGNGLDALTLIFKGYIALGRLHKGDEVIVPANTYIASILAILQADLVPVLVEPRLETYNINPDLIEGKITLKTKAILAVHLYGQLAEMDAINEIASRNNLLVVEDAAQSHGAFFAENSKSKIENDNVQAYSFYPGKNLGALGDGGAITTNDLELAKILFSLRNYGSETKYYNDYVGVNSRLDELQAGFLNVKLPNLDAENEQRRAIANRYLAEIKNEKIILPAALLQGTKQSNHVFHLFVVRTKSRNYLQTYLLENGIQTMIHYPVSPHKQKALSQWNNLSFPITEKIHDEVLSLPISPVLTNDEVSFVIEIINKY
- a CDS encoding RelA/SpoT family protein; the protein is MTEIDIEKENKAIAQEYKELLRISYQTLSPTDKKLIRKAFDVAVDAHKEQRRKSGEAYIFHPIAVAKIVASEIGLGATSIAAALLHDVVEDTPMTVQDIERLFNPKVAQLVEGLTKISMVQKDLNASMQAENFRKMILTLNDDVRVILIKLADRLHNMQTMDSMAEYKQTKIASETLYIYAPLAHRLGLYNIKTKLEDLGLKYTEPEVYNDIVSKIRETKEEQDAYIKDISDVLKKSLDEEGIEYMIKGRPKSIYSIRRKMRAQNVSFDEVYDKFAIRIVYKSNPHDEKFLAWKIYSIVTDHYRPSPSRLRDWISSPKSTGYEALHITVMGPKGRWIEVQVRSERMDEIAEKGYAAHYKYKNGATEESGLDVWLNLLREALENSETNAVDFVEDFKMNLYSKEIFVFTPKGEIKSLPKGATSLDFAFSIHSEIGIKTRGTRVNGRLVPLNYELKSGDQVEVITSQNQKPTINWLDYVTTSRAKTKIKNVLNENTKKIAEEGKELLTRKLKHLKITINEQVINELVNFFKLKTSLDLFYRVGVGAIENQQLKDYAAQKSNSFINFFKNKIKRNNTSTADTDIHKPVISSNYDMLVFGTEHDKLDYKLSPCCNPIPGDDVFGFVTINEGIKVHKKDCPNAIGMQSNYAYRIMTAKWIDSSQEEFKAIINITGMDVLGLTNQLTKVISNNMNVNIQSISLSTDAGIFHGQIAVIVRNNSILKKMINNIKKIDGVEKVTREYRT
- a CDS encoding serine hydrolase, whose translation is MNYKLSLLALFLSFSVAAQITNKEVDALVENTLKTFNVPGIAVAIIKDGKIIQAQGYGVKSILTKEKVDANTLFGIASNSKAFTSAALAMLVDEGKIKWDDKVIKYLPNFKMYNEYVTQEFTIRDLLTHRSGLGLGAGDLMIWPDGSDFTVQDITQNLQYLKPVSGFRTKYDYDNLLYIVAGEVVHVASGKSWGDFIEERIMSPLEMNHSAASFLRLKDSTNIIVPHVPIDEKLKVIKRYQNQLFDAAAGIYSSVNDLSKWAIMQMNNGKYGPENKQFFSEKEHDEMWQLQTIIPVKPRAPYNTHFSGYGLGWFLSDVKGYKQVSHTGGLEGIVTQVTLIPEIQLGIIVLTNQQSGAAFTAITNTIKDSYLGIKSEDYVALYSNRLKANVETADKVTDEVWAVVAKNKKDKIKTDFTKITGTYKDNWFGEITITEKKGKIYFASKRSPQLVGEIFFYKDGNYVVKWDNAYFHADAHLFFKYDSNGKVVTLKMEPISELTDFSYDFQDLDFTKK